A genomic region of Friedmanniella luteola contains the following coding sequences:
- a CDS encoding DUF2243 domain-containing protein, giving the protein MSQAVPQTRPTRTPRAASWWSGALVGVGVAAFVDETVFHQLLHWHHFYDRSTPEAGLVSDGLFHAFGWFAVVAGLFWFAALRRRAELVTARWVGGLLVGAGAFQLYDGTVQHKLLGLHQIRYDVDLAPYDLAWDVVAVALVVAGVVVGRRDRRAAAGG; this is encoded by the coding sequence GTGAGCCAGGCCGTCCCGCAGACCCGACCGACCCGCACGCCGCGTGCGGCGAGCTGGTGGTCGGGGGCCCTGGTCGGGGTGGGGGTGGCCGCCTTCGTCGACGAGACCGTCTTCCACCAGCTGCTGCACTGGCACCACTTCTACGACCGCTCGACGCCCGAGGCCGGCCTGGTCTCCGACGGGCTGTTCCACGCCTTCGGGTGGTTCGCCGTCGTGGCGGGGCTGTTCTGGTTCGCCGCCCTGCGCCGGCGGGCGGAGCTGGTGACCGCGCGCTGGGTCGGTGGGCTGCTGGTGGGCGCGGGAGCCTTCCAGCTCTACGACGGCACGGTGCAGCACAAGCTGCTGGGCCTGCACCAGATCCGCTACGACGTCGACCTGGCGCCCTACGACCTGGCGTGGGACGTCGTCGCCGTCGCGCTGGTGGTGGCCGGGGTCGTCGTCGGCCGGCGGGACCGCCGCGCCGCTGCCGGTGGGTGA
- a CDS encoding cytochrome c oxidase assembly protein — translation MGEHGSHGPDPTAVLVLLLAVPAVAGYLVAVRREAGRRSWPRGRTLCWLAGALAVAVGTSGPLAAAAHGDGGGPGDFRAHAVAHVLVGMLGPLLLALGSPVSLALRALPVPAARRLSGVLRSRPLRVLTEPATVVLLDLGGLWLLYRTPLLGWTHTSAGVHLLVHVHLVLAGYLLAAVLVGRDPLPHRRSHRHRAIALVVAMAAHGVLAKSLYAAPPTAVDPATVQAGAMVMYYAGDAVELALAVLLCRGWFAAAARPRVRSSVLPSG, via the coding sequence GTGGGTGAGCACGGGAGCCACGGTCCCGACCCGACCGCCGTGCTCGTGCTGCTGCTCGCGGTGCCCGCCGTCGCCGGCTACCTGGTGGCCGTGCGGCGCGAGGCCGGACGGCGGTCCTGGCCGCGTGGCCGGACGCTGTGCTGGCTGGCCGGTGCCCTCGCCGTCGCGGTCGGCACGAGCGGACCGCTCGCCGCGGCCGCGCACGGGGACGGTGGAGGGCCGGGCGACTTCCGCGCCCACGCCGTCGCCCACGTCCTGGTCGGCATGCTGGGACCGCTGCTGCTGGCCCTCGGGTCGCCCGTCAGCCTGGCCCTGCGGGCCCTGCCGGTGCCGGCCGCCCGCCGGTTGAGCGGCGTGCTGCGGAGCCGGCCGCTGCGGGTGCTGACCGAGCCGGCCACCGTGGTGCTGCTCGACCTCGGCGGGCTGTGGCTCCTCTACCGGACGCCGCTGCTGGGCTGGACCCACACGTCTGCGGGCGTGCACCTGCTGGTGCACGTCCACCTGGTGCTGGCCGGCTACCTGCTGGCCGCGGTGCTGGTGGGCCGCGACCCGCTCCCCCACCGCCGCTCGCACCGCCACCGGGCCATCGCCCTGGTGGTCGCGATGGCCGCGCACGGGGTCCTCGCCAAGTCGCTGTACGCCGCGCCGCCGACCGCCGTCGACCCGGCGACCGTCCAGGCCGGGGCGATGGTCATGTACTACGCGGGCGACGCCGTCGAGCTGGCGCTGGCGGTCCTGCTCTGCCGCGGCTGGTTCGCCGCTGCCGCCCGGCCCCGGGTCCGCTCGTCCGTCCTGCCCTCGGGCTGA